Proteins from a genomic interval of bacterium:
- a CDS encoding iron ABC transporter permease has product MSGPIEISAGMRPLSPARFAARLAPFVLALAAAAVLGPLVGPVKIDFARALDATIPAALNEDRTVLLSLRVPRTILAMLCGGALAAAGAAFQALLRNPLAEPYTLGVSSGAALGAVFAIKLGLDVSILGVSPIPFAAFAGSLVAMGVIYGLSRGRGAFPTSVLLLAGVTVSFFFASMILFIHYLADFTENQQMIRWMMGGLDVVGMRAVIQVVPLWLVGMIAVFLLSPDLNVLSFGSTYAHGKGVNVPRTQKATFIFASMMTGAVVSAAGPIGFVGLIVPHAVRFFTGPDMRLVVPASMCAGGAFLIFCDIAARMILGEAEIPVGVLTAMLGGPFFLFLLMRHRERLSAGD; this is encoded by the coding sequence GTGAGCGGGCCAATCGAAATCTCCGCCGGCATGCGCCCGCTCTCGCCCGCGCGGTTCGCGGCGAGGCTCGCGCCCTTCGTGCTCGCGCTTGCCGCCGCGGCCGTGCTTGGCCCGCTGGTCGGCCCGGTGAAGATCGACTTCGCGCGCGCGCTCGACGCCACGATCCCCGCCGCGCTGAATGAGGACCGCACCGTGCTTCTTTCGCTGCGCGTGCCGCGCACGATCCTCGCCATGCTTTGCGGCGGCGCGCTCGCGGCCGCGGGCGCGGCGTTCCAGGCGCTCTTGCGCAATCCGCTCGCGGAGCCCTACACGCTCGGCGTCAGTTCCGGCGCGGCGCTCGGCGCGGTATTCGCCATCAAGCTGGGGCTCGACGTGTCGATCCTCGGCGTCTCCCCGATTCCGTTCGCGGCGTTCGCCGGGTCGCTTGTCGCGATGGGCGTCATCTACGGCCTGTCGCGCGGGCGCGGCGCGTTTCCGACGTCCGTGCTTCTGCTCGCGGGCGTGACGGTGAGCTTTTTTTTCGCGTCGATGATCCTGTTCATCCACTACCTCGCGGACTTCACCGAAAACCAGCAGATGATCCGGTGGATGATGGGCGGCCTGGATGTCGTCGGCATGCGCGCCGTGATCCAGGTCGTTCCGTTGTGGCTTGTCGGCATGATCGCGGTGTTTCTGCTTTCGCCCGACCTGAACGTGCTTTCGTTCGGGTCCACCTACGCGCACGGCAAGGGGGTGAACGTCCCCCGAACGCAAAAGGCGACCTTCATCTTCGCGTCGATGATGACGGGCGCGGTTGTGAGCGCGGCGGGGCCGATCGGCTTTGTCGGACTGATCGTTCCGCACGCGGTGCGTTTTTTCACCGGGCCCGACATGCGTCTTGTGGTGCCGGCATCGATGTGCGCGGGCGGCGCGTTTCTGATTTTCTGCGACATCGCCGCGCGCATGATCCTTGGCGAGGCGGAGATCCCGGTCGGCGTGCTGACCGCCATGCTCGGCGGCCCGTTCTTCCTGTTCCTGTTGATGCGCCACCGCGAACGCCTGAGCGCGGGGGACTAA
- a CDS encoding PAS domain S-box protein — protein MPADDEREFTLMLDPAARIGALAPGAPDAVRDALAARFGKPLPEACALRDQQRMDSVMKAVLAGQAVQPTRAEFAAPDGATTECTLRFAPMRGAGEKLSAILVTGVVGAPAPGILSRLPASILSRLMGLAKSLNLISDLGPIVVNVAKGAQILTRADAAAVYLRDQVTGLLRVAGHVNVKEIVATRPMHEGDGVIGGVLARGREVFETERPLTLPADDPAALMQMDSYIHVPLMHEARTVGVLSVFAREAKFFSETDLKVLQGLADISSAAIQRAQVRRDLSRLEAATRMVLEEAPLGIISIDTEGRITQVNSEYMAICRISEITPSSLIGRNFFSSEMVTQNRLAQSMIDLLDGKSFDTETEGLLLTGGATADMRVQGRPLRNENGRIVGAVMIFQDVSSRGEAIRALRESEARYRALFEASRDAIVVFNESGDVIEVNSEAAAMFKREREKLVDMRLSRLAPEDDERAPFDAAFAELKTTGNLTRREIVMRRFGGETFPAEVTGVRLSPDRFQIAARDVTDRVALETQLVHSQKMESIGTLAGGIAHDFNNLLGAVMGYASLLNEEIPASPRASEAVRNILAATRNAKELTGQLLAFARGGKYQVRPVELGRLVSSLRDIVAHSVPPGLNVIAALPGKEVLVLGDRGQLSGAIMNLILNARDAVGEEGRITLSLRTRAFDHPVNDGPTPIRPGKWAVVEVADTGAGIRPEDMERLFDPYYTTKGRETGAGLGLAVVDGVIAHHDGYVTVSSDVGRGAKFRIYLPRIEAVAAATESETDETTARKRPAPGETEISALEQDLDELSREAASGKDRAKSRRAAREKDDAPAGAASPGKAAEATLRAAPVKGRPTRVLIAEDEEMLRTFCETVLTREGYDVVSAADGLRALEIFESEKGDFDLVLLDMVMPKLGGELAFQKMKAIRPDVRVLLSSGYSEDNVAQSLFTLGVAGFLEKPYDIPQLIGEVTRVLGS, from the coding sequence TTGCCCGCCGACGACGAACGCGAATTCACACTGATGCTCGATCCCGCCGCGCGGATCGGCGCGCTTGCGCCGGGCGCGCCCGACGCGGTTCGCGACGCGCTCGCCGCGCGTTTCGGCAAACCGTTGCCCGAGGCGTGCGCGCTGCGCGATCAGCAGCGGATGGATTCGGTGATGAAGGCCGTCCTGGCCGGGCAGGCGGTGCAGCCGACGCGCGCCGAATTCGCCGCGCCCGACGGGGCGACCACCGAATGCACGCTGCGTTTCGCGCCGATGCGCGGCGCCGGCGAAAAGCTTTCGGCCATTCTGGTCACCGGCGTCGTCGGCGCGCCCGCTCCCGGCATTCTCTCGCGCCTGCCCGCGTCGATCCTGTCGCGTCTCATGGGACTTGCGAAAAGCCTGAACCTCATCTCCGATCTCGGCCCGATCGTCGTCAACGTCGCCAAGGGCGCGCAAATCCTGACGCGCGCGGACGCGGCGGCCGTCTATCTGCGCGATCAGGTCACCGGCCTTTTGCGCGTCGCCGGGCACGTGAACGTGAAGGAGATCGTCGCGACGCGCCCCATGCACGAGGGCGACGGCGTTATCGGCGGCGTTCTCGCGCGCGGGCGCGAGGTTTTCGAGACCGAGCGGCCGCTGACTTTGCCCGCGGACGATCCCGCGGCGCTCATGCAGATGGACTCGTACATCCACGTTCCGCTCATGCACGAGGCGCGCACCGTCGGCGTGCTCTCGGTTTTCGCGCGCGAGGCGAAATTCTTCAGCGAAACGGATCTCAAGGTGTTGCAGGGCCTCGCGGATATTTCCTCCGCGGCGATTCAGCGCGCACAGGTGCGGCGCGATCTGTCGCGCCTGGAGGCGGCGACGCGCATGGTGCTGGAGGAGGCGCCGCTTGGCATCATCTCCATCGATACCGAAGGGCGCATCACGCAGGTCAACTCGGAGTACATGGCGATCTGCCGCATCAGCGAGATCACGCCCTCGAGCCTCATCGGGCGCAATTTCTTTTCCTCCGAGATGGTCACGCAAAACCGCCTGGCGCAATCGATGATCGATTTGCTCGACGGCAAATCGTTCGATACGGAAACCGAGGGCCTGTTGCTGACGGGCGGGGCGACCGCGGACATGCGCGTGCAGGGCCGGCCGCTTCGCAACGAAAACGGCCGCATCGTCGGCGCGGTCATGATCTTTCAGGACGTCTCAAGCCGCGGCGAGGCGATCCGCGCGCTGCGCGAGTCGGAGGCCCGCTACCGCGCGCTGTTCGAGGCGAGCCGCGACGCCATCGTCGTCTTTAACGAAAGCGGCGACGTGATCGAGGTCAACTCCGAGGCCGCGGCGATGTTCAAGCGCGAGCGCGAAAAACTCGTGGACATGCGCCTGTCGCGCCTCGCGCCCGAGGACGACGAGCGCGCGCCGTTCGACGCCGCGTTCGCGGAGCTGAAAACCACGGGCAACCTGACGCGGCGCGAGATCGTCATGCGCCGGTTCGGCGGCGAAACCTTCCCCGCCGAAGTGACCGGCGTGCGCCTTTCGCCCGATCGCTTCCAGATCGCCGCGCGCGACGTGACCGACCGCGTCGCGCTCGAAACGCAGCTCGTGCATTCGCAGAAGATGGAATCCATCGGCACGCTCGCCGGCGGCATCGCGCACGATTTCAACAACCTCCTCGGCGCGGTGATGGGCTACGCTTCGCTACTCAACGAGGAGATTCCCGCGAGCCCGCGCGCGTCCGAGGCCGTGCGGAACATCCTGGCCGCGACGCGCAACGCCAAGGAATTGACCGGCCAGCTTCTGGCCTTCGCGCGCGGAGGCAAATACCAGGTTCGTCCAGTGGAGCTTGGCCGGCTGGTGTCGTCGCTGCGCGACATCGTGGCGCACTCGGTGCCGCCGGGGCTCAACGTCATCGCCGCGCTGCCCGGCAAGGAGGTGCTGGTCCTCGGCGATCGCGGGCAGCTCTCCGGCGCGATCATGAACCTCATCCTCAACGCGCGCGACGCGGTGGGGGAGGAGGGGCGCATCACGCTTTCCCTTCGCACGCGCGCGTTCGATCACCCGGTCAACGACGGGCCGACGCCGATCCGGCCGGGCAAGTGGGCGGTCGTCGAGGTCGCGGACACCGGCGCGGGCATCCGGCCCGAGGACATGGAGCGCCTGTTCGATCCGTATTACACGACCAAGGGGCGCGAGACGGGCGCGGGGCTTGGCCTGGCCGTCGTGGACGGCGTCATCGCGCATCATGACGGCTACGTCACGGTGTCCTCCGATGTCGGGCGCGGCGCGAAGTTTCGCATCTATCTTCCGCGGATCGAGGCCGTCGCCGCGGCGACCGAAAGCGAAACGGACGAGACGACCGCGCGAAAAAGGCCGGCTCCCGGTGAGACGGAAATCTCCGCGCTCGAGCAGGATCTCGACGAACTGTCGCGCGAGGCGGCGTCGGGCAAGGACCGCGCGAAATCAAGGCGCGCCGCGCGCGAAAAGGACGACGCGCCGGCCGGCGCGGCGTCGCCCGGAAAGGCCGCCGAGGCGACTTTGCGCGCGGCCCCGGTGAAGGGTCGCCCGACGCGCGTGCTCATCGCCGAGGACGAGGAGATGCTGCGCACGTTTTGCGAAACCGTGCTGACGCGCGAGGGGTACGATGTCGTGTCCGCGGCGGACGGGCTGCGCGCGCTCGAGATTTTCGAAAGCGAGAAAGGCGACTTCGACCTCGTGCTGCTCGACATGGTCATGCCCAAGCTTGGCGGCGAGCTCGCCTTTCAGAAAATGAAGGCGATCCGTCCGGATGTGCGCGTGCTTTTGTCGTCGGGATACTCCGAGGACAACGTGGCGCAAAGTCTCTTCACGCTCGGCGTCGCGGGATTCCTGGAAAAGCCCTACGACATCCCGCAACTCATCGGTGAGGTGACGCGCGTTTTGGGGAGCTGA
- a CDS encoding ABC transporter ATP-binding protein → MTDKPMRALSLAGVRFAYRGEDVLHGVDVAVNDGEMVCIVGPNGSGKSTLLKCASGHLSPRTGDVRLFEKPLAGYTRREVARYVAFVAQETPVMFGYTAADFVLLGRRPYHGVLPFDSQEDRAAGERAMRETETAAFAGRALTELSGGERQRVVIASALAQDPSVLLLDEPTASLDLHYQIQIHELLARLNRERRITVVVVTHDLNLAALFFPRVVVLDQGRVAADGAPVDVLDADLVRRVWRVEVTWQRHPDGTPLIVPFPSGRA, encoded by the coding sequence ATGACGGACAAGCCCATGCGCGCCCTTTCGCTTGCCGGCGTTCGCTTCGCCTATCGCGGCGAGGATGTCCTTCACGGCGTCGATGTCGCCGTCAACGACGGCGAGATGGTGTGCATCGTCGGGCCGAACGGCTCGGGGAAAAGCACGCTGCTCAAGTGCGCGAGCGGTCATCTTTCGCCGCGCACAGGCGACGTCCGCCTGTTCGAAAAACCGCTGGCCGGTTACACGCGCCGCGAGGTGGCGCGGTACGTCGCGTTCGTCGCGCAGGAAACGCCGGTGATGTTCGGATACACCGCGGCGGATTTCGTGCTGCTCGGCCGCCGCCCTTATCACGGCGTCCTGCCGTTTGACAGCCAGGAGGACCGCGCCGCCGGCGAGCGCGCCATGCGCGAGACGGAAACCGCCGCGTTCGCCGGCCGCGCGCTCACCGAGCTTTCCGGCGGCGAGCGCCAGCGCGTCGTCATTGCGTCCGCGCTCGCGCAGGATCCGTCCGTGCTGCTCCTCGACGAGCCGACGGCGAGCCTCGACCTTCACTACCAGATTCAGATCCACGAGCTGCTCGCGCGGCTGAACCGCGAACGGCGCATCACCGTCGTCGTCGTAACGCACGACCTGAATCTCGCCGCGCTGTTTTTCCCGCGCGTCGTCGTGCTCGATCAGGGCCGCGTGGCCGCCGACGGCGCGCCGGTGGACGTGCTCGACGCGGATCTCGTGCGCCGCGTGTGGCGCGTCGAGGTGACGTGGCAGCGGCACCCGGACGGCACGCCGCTCATCGTGCCGTTTCCCTCGGGGCGCGCGTGA